One Malania oleifera isolate guangnan ecotype guangnan chromosome 9, ASM2987363v1, whole genome shotgun sequence DNA segment encodes these proteins:
- the LOC131163370 gene encoding uncharacterized protein LOC131163370 translates to MRKHFTNNKELIRPTVTRFATAFLTPQRIYKQKRGLQSMFSLEMWCTSTYAKMHEGIRTHSIVSFDQLFWPHAAYVIKSVAPLVYALREVDSEERPAMGFIYELMDSVKGKIAANFSRNAQKYGPIWRKINDRWTPQLHHPLHVVGYYLHLQLRYKENFFDCEEVKKGLFECIDRMLRYEARLVADTQLDLFDNTRGEFGTRVAIDSRMLRSPNKNNSSIKINSYEKRNRLEHKRLNVLVYVKYNTKLRERALRRQNYDPILVKEVASDDEWITEKEEPVLPKDTTWFDDENLFEVDTSRALPMVTFEVDDAQATQTSSSSHSIIPSRIKISDYYENLSTQDKGKRPTLVTIEEDDDVEGGKGEF, encoded by the exons ATGAGGAAGCATTTCACCAACAACAAAGAACTCATCCGTCCAACAGTGACGCGCTTTGCTACTGCATTTTTGACACCTCAAAGAATCTACAAACAAAAGCGAGGCCTCCAATCTATGTTCTCTTTGGAGATGTGGTGCACTTCTACATATGCAAAAATGCATGAAGGTATAAGGACTCACTCAATTGTTTCATTTGACCAACTTTTTTGGCCTCACGCGGCTTATGTTATCAAGAGTGTTGCCCCTCTTGTGTATGCTCTAAGGGAAGTTGATTCTGAAGAAAGACCAGCCATGGGGTTTATCTATGAGTTGATGGATTCGGTGAAGGGAAAAATTGCTGCAAATTTTTCTAGAAATGCCCAGAAGTATGGACCCATTTGGAGAAAAATAAATGATAGATGGACTCCACAACTTCATCACCCTTTACATGTTGTGGGATATTATCTACATCTCCAATTGCGTTATAAGGAGAACTTCTTTGATTGTGAAGAAGTGAAGAAAGGATTATTTGAATGCATTGATAGAATGTTGAGATATGAAGCGAGGCTAGTTGCAGACACCCAACTGGATTTGTTTGATAATACACGAGGGGAATTTGGGACTCGAGTGGCCATTGACTCTAGAATGTTGAGAAGCCCCAATAAGAATAATTCTTcaataaaaatta ATTCATATGAAAAAAGGAATAGATTAGAGCACAAAAGATTGAATGTTCTAGTTTATGTGAAGTACAACACCAAACTAAGGGAGAGAGCTCTAAGAAGACAAAATTACGATCCAATATTGGTGAAGGAAGTAGCTTCAGATGATGAGTGGATCACCGAGAAGGAAGAACCTGTCCTCCCAAAAGATACTACTTGGTTTGATGATGAAAATCTCTTTGAAGTTGATACTAGTAGAGCTTTGCCCATGGTAACTTTTGAAGTAGATGATGCCCAAGCAACACAAACTTCTAGTAGCTCGCATTCTATAATTCCTAGCAGAATAAAGATTAGTGATTATTATGAGAACTTGA GCACTCAAGACAAAGGCAAAAGGCCAACATTGGTCACAATTGAGGAAGACGATGATGTTGAGGGGGGAAAAGGGGAATTTTAA